A region of Ignavibacteria bacterium DNA encodes the following proteins:
- a CDS encoding IMP dehydrogenase → MNSPFQNFLFPVSLTFDDVLLLPQYSEILPNEVDTSISLSKKLHLDIPIISSPMDTVTESEMAIAIANEGGMGIIHRNFSIERQTEEIKKVKSKNKKLFVGAAVGVGEDAKRRAENLVNAGTNALVIDTAHGHSKKVKEMLVFLKKEISEIVIIAGNIGTRDGAKFLIDNGADVLRVGIGPGSICTTRIVAGVGIPQLTAIMETSKIAKRNKIPIIADGGIKNSADVVKALAAGANVVMLGNLLAGTDESPGELIELHGRRFKHYRGMGSIGAMQGIGGDRYTSGLKATTKTVAEGVEGRVPYRGSLSNVISQIIGGLRSGMGYVGAKNISELHKKAKFTFITKAGMIESLPHNVEITSEAMR, encoded by the coding sequence ATGAACTCACCGTTTCAAAACTTTTTGTTTCCCGTATCACTTACATTTGATGACGTTCTACTCCTTCCGCAGTATTCCGAAATTCTTCCGAATGAAGTTGATACATCTATTTCACTTTCAAAAAAATTGCATCTTGACATTCCAATAATTTCTTCACCAATGGATACTGTAACAGAAAGTGAAATGGCAATTGCGATTGCAAACGAAGGAGGAATGGGAATTATTCACCGCAACTTTTCAATTGAAAGACAAACAGAAGAAATCAAAAAAGTAAAATCGAAAAATAAAAAGTTGTTTGTTGGCGCCGCTGTCGGAGTTGGAGAAGATGCAAAACGACGTGCGGAAAATTTAGTAAACGCAGGAACAAACGCGCTCGTGATTGATACTGCACACGGTCATTCTAAAAAAGTAAAAGAGATGCTCGTGTTTTTGAAAAAGGAAATTTCTGAAATCGTTATTATTGCTGGAAATATCGGAACAAGAGACGGAGCAAAATTTTTGATTGACAATGGAGCAGATGTGTTGAGAGTTGGAATTGGTCCCGGTTCAATATGCACAACACGCATAGTTGCCGGGGTCGGAATTCCACAACTCACTGCAATTATGGAAACATCAAAAATTGCAAAGCGAAATAAAATTCCCATCATTGCTGATGGAGGAATAAAAAATTCCGCTGACGTTGTGAAAGCATTAGCCGCCGGCGCAAATGTGGTGATGCTCGGAAATTTACTCGCGGGAACGGATGAAAGTCCCGGCGAATTGATTGAACTTCACGGACGGCGTTTCAAACATTATCGCGGAATGGGTTCGATTGGTGCAATGCAAGGAATCGGCGGCGATAGATATACGAGCGGTTTGAAAGCAACAACGAAAACTGTTGCCGAAGGTGTTGAAGGTCGTGTTCCATATCGTGGAAGTTTGTCAAATGTTATTTCGCAAATCATCGGTGGTTTGCGCTCGGGAATGGGATATGTCGGCGCGAAAAACATTTCTGAGTTACATAAGAAAGCAAAATTCACATTCATCACAAAAGCAGGAATGATTGAGAGTTTGCCCCACAATGTCGAAATCACATCTGAAGCGATGAGATGA